In Chaetodon auriga isolate fChaAug3 chromosome 22, fChaAug3.hap1, whole genome shotgun sequence, the genomic window GCTGTTGCACTGAATCAGAATCATAATCGGCTTTATTGGTCAAGTGTGTGCGCATATACAAGGGATTTGACTCCGAgttaaacattgcactcaaaGTACTGGCAGAGAAAAAAACGACATGCTGCTCAATGAGGTTAAGAAAGGccaaaaaagactgaacaataagtCGTGCAAACATAtagaataaataatatatacTAGGGATGATGAGTGATGATAATGGAGTCATGATGATGTTAGAAATGCTGCAACATCCAAGTGATGCTGATACTCCTCCTCTGATACCTTGAAGAGTTTTATTTACTTCACGTTTCCATCAAAGGTTTCCCCTGCAAGACAAACCCCGGCTTCAGAAATGGGTGGACAACATGAAGCGGGAGGAGTGGACCCCGAGTCGACATCAGTATCTGTGCAGCGAGCATTTCACCGAGGACTGCTTCGATATTCGCTGGGGCATCCGCTACCTAAAGACCACAGCCATCCCGACCATTTTCCCCTCCACAGAGGATGTATGTATCTGTCTTATTTTTCTCAACATCCACCACAGCTCCAACATGAGGTCAGGGCTTGCCGCATATCATAAACCTCTGGAACGACAGCATTTTCTGCAAGTGGAAGAGCGCGCTTTCacttacagaaaaaaaaacaagaaggtTTACGTGTGCATCAAGCTCAttcctcatttttcattcttttgcaTTGCCTGTGATTGATTGATCAGCACCCATCTTGTTCAACACAATTCCTTGTACATTGTTGCAGTATTGTGCTTGTACTTTGCTGCCTTTGCATAATCCTGATTAATGAAGACACGTTTTCTTTTATCTCAGGATGGTGAGAAAAAAGTGCCCACCATTAAAAGAAGCCCCAAGGTCAAGCCCAGGACTTTAGACATTAACGTTGAGGAGACAGGATTTGACTCTCCTCTCAGCAAGAGGCCTCTCATTTTGAGCAGGACATGCAAAAAGGTGCATTTGAGTACGACAAACATTGTTGCCGAACACACAGAGGTGATATTTGAACCACCTCTGGTATCGGACACTGGCGTTTCCTGTCGTTCAAAGCTGCCAGAGATACAGACTGCTGCTTGTGAGATACCAGGTGACAGTGGAATGCCAACAGTGTCCTGCCCCGCGCCCTCCCCACACACTGAGCCTCTTTCTGAAGTGCAGGCTGACTCGACCgtgactgtgttgtgttgtgagaGGTTGGACCCTCTTTCTGACGGAGAGGCAAACGTGGATGCCGCTGCCCTCCAGGCAGCACTGGGACAGGCTTTTAGCTTTGTCCCCGCAGAAATGGTCATGGGCGAACCCACAGGCTGCTTTTTGGAGGAGACAGGACCCGGTGACGGAGAGCTCATCTCCGTTTACGAGCACTCGTACTGCAGACCGGACACGGACAAAGATCAGCTATGGAGTAAGATCTTGAGTTTGCATGCGAAGATCTTGGAACTGGATCGCAGGGAAGAGAGCACCGTGGCCAAAATCCACGCTCTGGAGAGTGAGATAGCCCTCCTGAAGAGAGATGGCGCTGTTtttaaagagaaacagaaagtttTAGAAGATTATATATCATCTGTGTTGCTCTGATTCTGCAAGTAATTACAAGCTGTGGACTCCAAATGAGATTTtggatgtgtgcatgcatttcaGTTGTTACCATTGAGTCTCTTTTGCTGATATGTTGCACATGCCGCCAGacataaaacacagtaaattgTGCGTTATTAAACTCTTTTGGTACTCGGTGTTCTGCAACATTGCTCTCATGTTTCCAAATTACAGTTGTGGACCTGTTTTTCGTCATGTGGGGGCACTGTTTGACCGTCTTTACAGGAAATGTTTCAAAGCTAATCCAAAGCATTGATTTTCTGAGCTCCTTGCTCTGCATTACTGATTGTTTTTTGGTCCATTATGTAATTTCTTGCtgcaaatgtgcttttctttgttgtttgtaaGGGCCACCATGAATCAATACCTTGCTATACAACTGGCTCTTTCCTCTTATGCTCTGGAACTAGTGCTTGCAGCTTTAATACACGTCAAATCAATTCTTTTTGACCGTGTTCATACAACACCATTCACACATAATGACTCATCTGTCCTGGAATCACTGGCAATCATGTCCATGGAAACCGAGGCTCATTTGCTGTGCTGTGCCTGATTGCCCGTCTTTCTGCGCAAGCTCCTGCCATCGGAAAGTAGTGTTATTTACAGTCAAGTCAGTGATGGATTTGCTTTGAAGTAGAATAAAGtgtgctgtaaatgtgtttcctcAAGCGTGTGTTCCTTTGGGGGCTGCGTTTGTGTCCACTATGTCCCTTTTGATTGTTGTAAACCTCACAATGACATGATtgtgcatcagcagcaggatTTATATCCCACTTTTCTACCCTCAGGCTCCGAATTAGTCATCATAGTATTTTGGCCAAGTGAAATACCTAATCCAGTTTGAAGCAGCTTTCCAGAATGAAATGCGCCATTGGCTGCCTCTGCAGTATGCCTGGTCACAGAATCCGGGTAGAATGGATTGTGACCATGTTAAAACATTGTCTTTTTACCCACACCtgggatgaaattaggaatgAACAATCTGAgagacagcagtgttttcaggtGAGCGCAGCATTATGTCGTTATGCCTTACATCAAGACTTAATTTGACAGCAAATGCAGTGGTCTTTAATTGTGCTCCCACAccagctgtgtgggtgtgtgcgtgagagaggcGGGGGAGAGGCTAAATTGGTTTAGGAATAAATTACAAATAGGATTGATTGCACATATGAAAGGATTTGTAAAGTGCAATTTCAAATGACTCCAGGGTGGTGCATTGCATAAAAAGGTAACAAGGCGACACATTTCCCCCCCGGTGGAGAATAACACAGGGCTCAGTTTGACCAGCAACAACTGAAAGAATAGATTCTCAAAATTAATAATGAAGTGCAATCCTGTTGCTCTGCGACAAACGTCATCACACTGCGTTCAGGACTTAATGTGCTGTCAGGTCCCTTGGCAAGGACCGAAACCTACAGAGATGAGTGTTGTGATCTCAGAGTAGTGCAATATTAACAAAGCCACGCACAGCTTGGGAAATAACTGGCCATCAAGAAGAAAAGACTAAGGAAAGAAATGTTAATAGCAGAATAACAACAACTGCAAAAGCTTATATGGCCTGAAAGCCTCATGATCAAAGTCCATTccacaaaaatgagaaaagttTTTATTAAAACTTTATTTCCTCCAGTACTGAATGAAAAACTAATGTActctgtgcatgtatgtttatGTATACACATTAAGCACTATGCACAGCTGCAAAAACATATtgaatatgtttttcttttatgtaagatggattttttttattgttgtcagAACACTGAAACTTGGATGGCGATCAACTcacaaaacactgtaaaattCCACAGAAATTCATTCTTGGTGACATTGTATTTTAGAATCAAGAAAGAGTTGATACAACAAATTTCAGTCCTCTTTAGTAATTTTTGCAAATTAGCTTCAGGACATCTTGGTCCTCATAAAAGagcattcacacacaacaaCTAACAGATGTCGACACAGGATCAATGATGGACGTCTGCTTTTCTTGGCCTTTCTCCTGATACAGATTTGATCAGGCCCAGCCTTGCATCTGGAGTG contains:
- the LOC143314680 gene encoding THAP domain-containing protein 5-like, encoding MPRYCAVKVCRNRGGSASREDNKRISFYPFPLQDKPRLQKWVDNMKREEWTPSRHQYLCSEHFTEDCFDIRWGIRYLKTTAIPTIFPSTEDDGEKKVPTIKRSPKVKPRTLDINVEETGFDSPLSKRPLILSRTCKKVHLSTTNIVAEHTEVIFEPPLVSDTGVSCRSKLPEIQTAACEIPGDSGMPTVSCPAPSPHTEPLSEVQADSTVTVLCCERLDPLSDGEANVDAAALQAALGQAFSFVPAEMVMGEPTGCFLEETGPGDGELISVYEHSYCRPDTDKDQLWSKILSLHAKILELDRREESTVAKIHALESEIALLKRDGAVFKEKQKVLEDYISSVLL